One stretch of Nesterenkonia halotolerans DNA includes these proteins:
- a CDS encoding TetR/AcrR family transcriptional regulator, producing MAAEKTSPRRRGRPTSPVLSRSMIAGRAMELVAERGYDHLTMAGLARKLGVSASALYNHVSSKHDVLVLIQDRLNEEIDYSAFDHQDWPQGLRHWAHSYRECYIEHTELIPLIAVLPIADAPQSVKMYEHVFTALHSAGVEQRDAVDIIVGIEALVFGAAFDASAPADIFDPGGLLEMAPAFAEAAALRAADARGSADRAFEMALDALIDGLRRRVSPERA from the coding sequence GTGGCCGCGGAGAAGACAAGCCCTCGACGCCGAGGACGCCCCACCTCTCCGGTGCTTTCGCGCAGCATGATCGCTGGACGCGCCATGGAGCTGGTGGCCGAGCGCGGCTATGACCACCTCACCATGGCCGGGCTCGCACGGAAGCTCGGCGTCTCTGCCTCCGCGCTGTATAACCATGTGTCTTCGAAACATGACGTGTTGGTGCTGATCCAGGACCGGCTCAACGAGGAGATCGACTACAGCGCCTTCGATCACCAGGACTGGCCCCAGGGTCTGCGCCACTGGGCGCACTCCTACCGCGAGTGCTACATCGAGCACACCGAGCTGATCCCGCTGATCGCGGTGCTGCCCATCGCCGACGCGCCGCAGTCGGTGAAGATGTATGAACACGTCTTCACGGCGCTGCACTCCGCGGGGGTCGAGCAGCGTGACGCGGTGGACATCATCGTCGGGATCGAGGCGCTGGTCTTCGGTGCCGCCTTCGACGCCTCTGCCCCGGCTGACATCTTCGACCCGGGCGGCCTCCTGGAGATGGCGCCAGCCTTCGCTGAAGCGGCGGCCCTGCGCGCGGCTGATGCCCGCGGCTCCGCCGATCGCGCCTTCGAGATGGCGCTCGATGCGCTGATCGACGGACTGCGCCGGCGGGTCAGTCCAGAGCGTGCATGA
- a CDS encoding aminobutyraldehyde dehydrogenase, with translation MSSRLENFINGAFVEATGSSDMDVVSPVSGERVAVSPISEAADVDAAFAAAREAFAAWKSVTPSERQRCLLALADKMEEHSDELVEAQHRNTGQPRRIIAEEEVAAGADQLRFFAGAARLLEGRGAAEYMGGHTSYVRREPLGVVAQITPWNFPLMMAIWKIGPALAAGNTIVLKPAESTPESTLVLARLAGEVFPAGVLNVVLGDGSTGKLLTEHPTPAMVAITGSVRAGQHVAASAAEGVKRTHLELGGKAPAVVFADADLAKAAEALITFGTFNAGQDCTAVTRVIVEDSIHDEFVDLLAAEARKVTTGHSDDAKNDFGPLNNVRHYETVCTKLKNIPAHATVVTGGAPSEDATGFFVEPTIITGVRQEDELVQEETFAPVLTVQRFSTEEEAIELSNGVEYALASSVWTTNHTRAMRFTRDLDFGCVWVNTHLLLVAEMPHGGFKSSGYGKDLSNYSVEEYTRVKHIMHALD, from the coding sequence GTGAGCTCACGGCTTGAGAATTTCATCAATGGAGCATTCGTCGAGGCCACAGGCTCCTCGGACATGGACGTCGTCAGCCCGGTCAGCGGGGAACGCGTCGCCGTCTCCCCCATTTCGGAGGCCGCCGATGTCGACGCCGCCTTCGCCGCGGCCCGGGAGGCCTTCGCCGCCTGGAAGTCCGTGACCCCCTCGGAGCGGCAGCGCTGCCTGCTCGCCCTGGCGGACAAGATGGAGGAGCATTCAGACGAGCTGGTCGAGGCGCAGCACCGCAACACCGGTCAGCCGCGGAGGATCATCGCCGAGGAGGAGGTCGCCGCGGGCGCCGATCAGCTGCGCTTCTTCGCCGGCGCGGCCCGCCTGCTGGAGGGCCGTGGCGCCGCGGAGTACATGGGGGGCCACACCTCCTATGTGCGCCGTGAACCGCTCGGCGTCGTCGCGCAGATCACCCCCTGGAACTTCCCGCTGATGATGGCCATCTGGAAGATCGGACCCGCACTGGCCGCCGGCAACACGATCGTGCTCAAGCCGGCCGAGTCCACCCCAGAGTCCACGCTGGTCCTCGCTCGGCTGGCCGGTGAGGTCTTCCCCGCAGGCGTGCTCAACGTGGTCCTCGGCGACGGAAGCACCGGCAAGCTGCTCACCGAGCATCCCACCCCCGCGATGGTCGCCATCACCGGCTCGGTGCGCGCGGGTCAGCATGTCGCGGCCTCCGCCGCGGAGGGCGTGAAGCGCACTCACCTCGAGCTCGGTGGCAAGGCGCCCGCCGTCGTCTTCGCCGACGCAGACCTGGCCAAGGCAGCCGAGGCGCTGATCACCTTTGGCACCTTCAACGCTGGGCAGGACTGCACGGCTGTCACCCGAGTGATCGTGGAGGACAGCATCCATGACGAGTTCGTGGACCTGCTCGCCGCCGAGGCGCGCAAGGTGACCACTGGCCACTCCGACGACGCCAAGAACGACTTCGGCCCACTGAACAACGTGCGCCACTACGAGACGGTCTGCACCAAGCTCAAGAACATCCCGGCCCACGCCACCGTGGTGACCGGTGGCGCGCCGTCGGAGGATGCCACGGGCTTCTTCGTCGAGCCCACCATCATCACCGGGGTCCGCCAGGAGGACGAGCTGGTTCAGGAGGAGACCTTCGCCCCGGTGCTCACCGTGCAGCGCTTCTCCACCGAGGAGGAGGCCATCGAGCTCTCCAACGGGGTGGAGTACGCACTGGCCTCCAGCGTCTGGACCACGAATCACACCCGCGCGATGCGCTTCACCCGGGACCTCGACTTCGGCTGCGTCTGGGTCAACACCCACCTGCTGCTGGTAGCGGAGATGCCGCACGGCGGGTTCAAGTCCTCTGGCTACGGCAAGGACCTCTCGAACTACTCAGTCGAGGAGTACACCCGGGTCAAGCACATCATGCACGCTCTGGACTGA
- a CDS encoding RDD family protein, producing MRNVITGEGVELELPAASLITRAASLIVDLIVYWFALLAFVILSGLTAAVAFSNPALEAAVTLGGAILCLVVVPMTVETLSRGRSVGRLIFGTRVVRDDGGAIRLRHAAIRALVGFGEVYLTFGMVPLFAGMFSRRTKRLGDMVAGTYVIRVRQPAVKPMMLPVPPQLTSWTQIADLGRIPDPVAARASRLLRTVQESPKGHNTQALEHTANRLANEVAVYVAPPAPPSSATDFLVAVMAERRNREYRRLRTQADRQHRMGERLHKLPYA from the coding sequence ATGCGCAATGTCATCACCGGCGAGGGAGTCGAGCTGGAGCTTCCAGCCGCCTCCTTGATCACCCGGGCCGCCTCGCTGATCGTGGACCTGATCGTCTACTGGTTCGCGCTGCTCGCCTTCGTGATCCTCTCCGGGCTGACAGCCGCGGTCGCCTTCTCCAATCCGGCGCTCGAGGCGGCGGTGACCCTGGGCGGTGCGATCCTCTGCCTGGTGGTGGTCCCGATGACTGTGGAGACGCTGTCTCGCGGCCGCTCGGTGGGTCGGCTGATCTTCGGGACCCGGGTGGTGCGCGACGACGGCGGCGCGATCCGGCTGCGGCATGCCGCCATCCGCGCGCTGGTCGGCTTCGGGGAGGTCTATCTGACCTTCGGCATGGTGCCGCTCTTCGCGGGGATGTTCAGCCGGCGCACCAAGCGGCTGGGCGATATGGTCGCGGGCACCTATGTGATCCGGGTCCGCCAGCCTGCGGTGAAGCCGATGATGCTTCCGGTGCCGCCGCAGCTGACCTCCTGGACTCAGATCGCAGACCTCGGCCGGATCCCCGATCCGGTGGCGGCCCGGGCCTCCCGGTTGCTGCGCACAGTGCAGGAGTCCCCCAAAGGGCACAACACCCAGGCGCTGGAGCACACGGCGAACCGGCTGGCCAATGAGGTGGCCGTCTATGTGGCACCCCCGGCGCCGCCGTCGTCGGCCACGGACTTTTTGGTCGCGGTCATGGCCGAGCGGCGGAACCGGGAGTACCGGCGCCTGCGCACCCAGGCTGACCGCCAGCACCGGATGGGCGAGCGCCTGCATAAGCTGCCCTACGCCTGA